From Cannabis sativa cultivar Pink pepper isolate KNU-18-1 chromosome 8, ASM2916894v1, whole genome shotgun sequence, a single genomic window includes:
- the LOC115699033 gene encoding zinc finger CCCH domain-containing protein 41, with product MELKISSPKIGLSPSDCNSDPEEKEVSDDDDDDRNHKHRRRDARSQSLERDTIDQAFTKPFRKRNKPFQNGNHFRENDSQASAPWRNFNSNPLENGKFDKRRPGHASLPRSALDVNQRIWPNQTFSGDPGLARGRGRDLGTWNQRDPRFGSDIASQVVQGSIPPSLFAGRGLPNVSNAQNASWNAFGLIPGIPNGGMDTIHSIGLQGPLRPPIHSSLSIGIPRQRCRDFEERGFCLRGDMCPMEHGVNRIVVEDVQSLSQFNLPVSLPSAHLLGTNSGAGPGSIPSISASSLTSMNSKGLHINMSKPGFADDVLGLNASFSGSSCVAAADLYDPDQPLWNNNGPETTNALLGINSPKIDETESLLNGDPADNELPVRSTGNAVGGSHGTSVWGRIGGSKSRLDVKEKIDPQITSSDYIEGDNKEDKLASTGIQNSFRQGKRIIAEDAGQKPLDLSAKAQFDIRNNRKPPQKALRTLFVNGIPLKNNRREALLSHFQKFGEVIDIYIPLSSDRAFVQFSKREEADAALNSPDAVMGNRFIKLFWANRDSIPDDSSGPGTSISATPRGVAAVSVPPHSSIASSSKDSVLQAGAPKSSFVHAHDTSLTAFDNPRPIVSNGSKVTPPTQKKLETLEQLKIELRKKQEMLDQKRNDFRRKLDKLNKQATGTKGELDMEQPAKRPKVEIAADVTKAATPVVISQHADMTSDKNKGENALSHSPKTNTVSGKNKGENAISHTPKSNTTAVLQESMGSKQHPVRPFTPAGSPFLVNRYKLDNRPTAFRILPPLPTGFANVAVMREHFLPYGDISNVELEAVEACNGSSESELSKECSARVSFIARRSAEKAFTNGKSWQGHDLKFVWLPPSSSCTDSSGVRENSPSATSKEGGENAAAGVAPQEGVSSGTGSEERVNQEKRITENDTEQGEEECEESRMSDKEVT from the exons atGGAGTTAAAAATTTCATCTCCAAAAATAGGTCTTTCTCCTTCTGATTGTAATAGTGATCCCGAGGAGAAAGAAGtcagtgatgatgatgatgatgatcgaAACCATAAGCATCGTAGGAGGGATGCACGTTCTCAATCTTTGGAGAGAGATACAATTGATCAAGCTTTTACGAAGCCTTTTAGAAAGCGGAACAAGCCTTTTCAAAATGGGAATCATTTCAGGGAAAATGATTCTCAAGCAAGTGCACCTTGGAGAAATTTCAATTCTAACCCTCTCGAGAATGGAAAATTTGATAAGAGACGCCCTGGCCATGCATCCTTGCCTAGATCAGCTTTGGATGTAAATCAAAGAATCTGGCCAAATCAAACTTTTTCAGGTGACCCTGGTCTTGCTAGGGGAAGAGGAAGAGATCTTGGAACCTGGAACCAACGTGATCCTAGGTTCGGCTCAGATATTGCATCTCAAGTGGTTCAAGGCTCTATTCCTCCTAGTCTATTTGCTGGAAGAGGGTTGCCAAACGTGTCAAATGCACAGAATGCATCTTGGAATGCATTTGGCTTAATTCCTGGAATACCAAATGGGGGCATGGATACTATTCATTCCATTGGTTTACAAGGTCCTCTTAGACCACCCATTCATTCTTCATTGAGTATTGGTATTCCTCGCCAAAGATGTAGAGACTTTGAGGAGCGTGGATTTTGTTTAAGAGGGGACATGTGCCCAATGGAGCACGGTGTCAATCGAATAGTTGTTGAAGATGTTCAG AGTCTCTCACAGTTTAACCTTCCCGTATCGCTTCCAAGTGCACATCTACTTGGAACAAACAGTGGAGCTGGGCCTGGGTCTATACCATCGATTAGTGCCTCTTCACTTACATCAATGAACAGTAAAGGGTTACATATCAACATGAGTAAGCCTGGTTTCGCTGATGATGTCTTGGGGTTGAACGCCTCATTTTCTGGTTCTAGTTGTGTGGCTGCAGCTGATTTGTACGATCCTGATCAACCACTGTGGAATAATAATGGTCCTGAAACAACTAATGCACTTTTAGGTATAAATTCACCTAAGATTGATGAAACTGAATCCTTGTTGAATGGTGATCCTGCTGATAATGAACTCCCAGTAAGAAGCACTGGAAATGCTGTTGGTGGTTCACATGGTACATCTGTTTGGGGTAGAATTGGCGGTTCAAAAAGTAGATTAGATGTAAAGGAGAAGATTGATCCTCAAATAACTTCCTCAGATTATATTGAGGGTGACAACAAAGAAGATAAGTTGGCATCTACAGGGATTCAAAACTCATTTCGCCAAGGAAAGCGAATTATTGCTGAGGATGCTGGTCAAAAACCTTTGGATTTATCTGCAAAGGCACAATTTGATATTCGAAACAATCGAAAACCACCTCAAAAAGCACTGCGTACTCTATTTGTCAATGGGATTCCTCTTAAAAACAACAGAAGAGAGGCTCTTCTTTCTCATTTTCAGAAGTTTGGAGAGGTTATTGACATTTACATACCATTGAGCAGTGATCGAGCTTTTGTCCAGTTTTCAAAGAGGGAAGAAGCTGATGCAGCTTTGAATTCACCAGATGCTGTAATGGGTAATCGCTTTATCAAGCTATTTTGGGCAAATCGTGACAGTATTCCTGATGATAGTAGTGGCCCTGGTACTAGCATTTCTGCAACACCCCGTGGTGTAGCAGCTGTTTCTGTTCCACCCCATTCATCTATTGCAAGTAGTAGTAAAGATAGTGTCCTCCAAGCTGGTGCACCTAAGAGTAGTTTCGTTCATGCTCATGATACTTCTTTAACTGCCTTTGACAACCCAAGGCCCATTGTCTCAAATGGTTCCAAGGTTACACCTCCCACACAGAAGAAGTTAGAGACTTTAGAGCAACTGAAGATAGAACTTCGCAAGAAACAGGAAATGCTAGACCAGAAGCGAAATGATTTCCGCCGCAAGTTGGACAAACTCAACAAACAG GCTACGGGAACCAAGGGTGAGTTAGACATGGAACAGCCTGCTAAAAGACCTAAAGTGGAGATAGCAGCTGATGTTACCAAAGCTGCTACTCCTGTTGTCATATCACAACATGCTGATATGACGTCTGACAAGAACAAGGGGGAAAATGCACTCTCCCATAGTCCTAAAACTAATACAGTATCTGGCAAGAACAAGGGAGAAAATGCAATCTCTCACACTCCTAAATCCAATACAACTGCCGTGCTGCAGGAATCTATGGGCTCAAAGCAGCACCCAGTTCGTCCTTTTACACCAGCGGGGTCACCTTTTCTGGTGAATAGATACAAGTTGGACAATCGTCCTACTGCATTTAGAATCCTTCCACCTTTACCAACTGGCTTTGCTAAT GTTGCTGTGATGAGGGAACACTTTTTACCTTATGGCGACATATCCAATGTGGAGCTAGAAGCTGTGGAAGCTTGTAATGGCAGTAGTGAATCAGAGTTATCCAAAGAGTGCTCTGCTCGTGTGAGTTTCATAGCACGTCGCTCAGCCGAGAAGGCATTTACTAATGGGAAATCCTGGCAAGGGCATGATTTGAAATTTGTGTGGCTGCCACCAAGTAGCTCTTGTACCGACTCAAGTGGTGTAAGAGAAAATTCACCATCTGCTACTTCTAAGGAGGGCGGTGAAAATGCAGCAGCGGGTGTTGCCCCCCAAGAAGGTGTTTCATCAGGAACAGGAAGTGAGGAACGTGTAAATCAGGAGAAAAGAATAACAGAGAACGATACGGAACAAGGCGAAGAAGAATGTGAGGAAAGCCGGATGTCTGATAAGGAAGTCACCTAG
- the LOC115699070 gene encoding probable galactinol--sucrose galactosyltransferase 5: protein MAPNLSKAASDVAPLADGSKNPSPFSIDGSNLTVNGHVILSEVPDNVTATPSPHTAINDDSISTVGCFLGFDTDSASSRHVAPVGKLKDIRFMSIFRFKVWWTTHWAGSKGRDLEHETQMVILENSSELGRPYVLILPLIEGPFRASIQPGPNDNDYVDVCVESGSTKATSSEFKSILYLHAGEDPFNLVKEAMKVVRVHLGTFRLLEEKTPPGIVDKFGWCTWDAFYLTVHPQGILEGVKGLVDGGCPPGLVLIDDGWQSIGHDSDPPTQEGMNQTVAGEQMPCRLLKFQENHKFRDYVSPKKPLDKGMGAFIKDLKEDYKSVDYVYVWHALCGYWGGIRPNVPGLPEAHIVKPKLSPGLEMTMEDLAVDKIVSTGIGLVPPEKVDEMYEGIHSHLEAVGIDGVKVDVIHLLEMLCENYGGRVELAKAYFKALTSSVNKHFKGNGVIASMEHCNDFMFLGTEAICLGRVGDDFWCTDPSGDPNGTFWLQGCHMVHCAYNSLWMGNFIHPDWDMFQSTHPCAAFHAASRAISGGPIYVSDSVGKHNFDLLKKLVLPDGSILRCNYYALPTRDSLFEDPLHDGKTMLKIWNLNKYTGVVGAFNCQGGGWCRETRRNQCASQCSHAVTSKFNANDIEWKSGKNPISIDGVGVFVMYFSQAKKLLLSQLSENVEISLEPFNFELITVSPVTLLEKKSVHFAPIGLVNMLNTGGAIQSLAFNNEKSCVQIGVRGTGEMRVFASSKPLGCEIDGIEVEFRYEQHMVVIQVPWPTSSEMSIVNYTF from the exons ATGGCTCCAAACTTGAGCAAAGCAGCCTCCGACGTTGCTCCTCTAGCTGATGGGTCCAAGAACCCATCACCATTTTCCATTGATGGGTCAAATCTCACAGTCAACGGCCACGTCATACTCTCAGAAGTACCGGATAACGTCACGGCAACACCTTCGCCTCACACCGCCATTAACGACGACTCAATCTCAACCGTCGGTTGCTTCCTTGGCTTCGACACCGACAGCGCAAGCAGCCGCCACGTGGCCCCCGTGGGGAAGCTCAAGGACATTCGATTCATGAGCATATTCCGGTTCAAGGTCTGGTGGACCACCCACTGGGCCGGGTCCAAAGGCCGGGACCTCGAGCACGAGACGCAGATGGTGATACTGGAGAACTCGTCGGAATTGGGCCGGCCTTACGTCCTCATTCTCCCACTCATAGAAGGCCCATTTCGGGCCTCAATCCAGCCAGGCCCAAACGACAACGATTACGTTGACGTTTGCGTCGAGAGCGGCTCGACCAAAGCCACGTCATCGGAGTTCAAAAGCATCCTCTACCTCCACGCTGGAGAAGATCCGTTTAATCTAGTGAAGGAGGCGATGAAGGTGGTGCGGGTCCACCTGGGGACGTTCCGGTTATTGGAGGAGAAAACTCCCCCTGGAATCGTGGACAAATTCGGTTGGTGCACGTGGGACGCATTTTACCTTACGGTGCACCCTCAGGGGATTCTGGAAGGCGTGAAGGGACTGGTGGACGGTGGCTGTCCACCTGGGTTGGTCTTAATCGACGATGGCTGGCAATCGATCGGTCATGACTCGGACCCACCGACTCAGGAGGGTATGAACCAAACTGTGGCCGGGGAACAAATGCCTTGTAGGCTCTTGAAGTTTCAAGAGAACCATAAGTTCAGAGATTACGTGTCCCCTAAGAAACCCCTTGATAAGGGCATGGGTGCCTTTATTAAGGACCTTAAGGAAGACTACAAGAGCGTTGATTATGTCTACGTGTGGCATGCGCTTTGTGGTTATTGGGGTGGGATTAGGCCCAATGTTCCTGGTCTGCCAGAGGCCCATATTGTGAAGCCCAAATTGTCTCCGGGCTTGGAGATGACTATGGAAGATTTGGCCGTCGATAAGATTGTCAGCACTGGGATTGGACTGGTTCCGCCGGAGAAGGTTGATGAGATGTATGAAGGGATTCACTCTCATCTGGAAGCAGTTGGGATTGATGGAGTCAAGGTTGACGTCATCCAT CTGTTGGAGATGTTGTGTGAGAACTATGGGGGGCGAGTGGAGCTTGCTAAAGCATACTTTAAAGCCTTAACATCCTCAGTTAATAAACACTTTAAGGGCAACGGCGTAATTGCCAGCATGGAACACTGCAACGACTTCATGTTCCTAGGAACAGAGGCCATCTGCCTCGGTCGCGTTG GGGATGACTTTTGGTGCACCGATCCATCTGGTGATCCAAATGGTACATTTTGGCTTCAAGGGTGCCACATGGTTCACTGTGCTTATAATAGTCTGTGGATGGGAAATTTCATACACCCAGATTGGGACATGTTCCAATCAACTCACCCATGTGCTGCCTTCCACGCCGCCTCTAGGGCCATCTCTGGTGGTCCTATTTATGTGAGTGACTCAGTTGGAAAGCACAACTTTGATTTGCTTAAGAAGCTTGTTTTGCCCGATGGCTCAATTCTCAGGTGTAATTACTATGCTCTCCCCACTCGTGACTCTCTCTTTGAGGACCCTCTTCACGATGGCAAAACCATGCTCAAAATTTGGAACCTCAACaag TACACTGGGGTTGTTGGAGCATTTAATTGCCAAGGAGGAGGTTGGTGCAGAGAGACTAGGCGTAACCAATGTGCCTCTCAATGTTCCCATGCGGTGACCTCTAAGTTCAATGCCAATGACATCGAATGGAAAAGTGGAAAGAACCCAATTTCCATTGATGGAGTTGGAGTGTTTGTTATGTACTTTTCTCAAGCCAAGAAGCTTCTCCTTTCTCAGCTCTCTGAGAATGTGGAAATTTCATTAGAGCCCTTCAATTTTGAGCTTATTACAGTTTCACCCGTAACTCTTTTGGAAAAGAAGTCTGTCCACTTTGCACCTATAGGCCTTGTCAACATGTTGAACACTGGTGGAGCCATTCAATCCTTGGCTTTTAACAATGAGAAAAGCTGTGTCCAAATTGGTGTTAGGGGAACCGGAGAGATGAGGGTTTTTGCATCGAGTAAGCCGCTGGGTTGTGAGATTGATGGAATCGAAGTTGAGTTTCGATATGAACAACACATGGTCGTAATTCAAGTCCCATGGCCTACTTCTTCTGAAATGTCTATTGTTAACTACACATTCTAA